The window TATGGAGGTGCTGCGCGAGCTGTGCCGGGAGAGTGTCACCGGCGTCGACATCAGTGCGGGAATGCTGGCGGTGGGGCGGGCGCGGACGGGCTCCGCATCCGCCCGCCCCGCGGCCGGCCCCGCTTCCGGTGGGCCCCGTGTCTCCTGGGTGCGCGGTGATGCCCTGGCGCTGCCCTTCGGCCCGGTCTTCGACCTGGCCGTCAGTTTCGGCGCGTTCGGGCACTTCCTGCCGGAGGAACTGCCGGGGCTGTTCGCCGAGGTGCACTCGGTGCTGCGCCCCGGTGGACGTTTCGCGTTCCCGCTGCCGGCGCCCGCTCCACCCCGCTCCCCCTGGTACTGGGCCGCACTGGGCTTCGACACCGCGATGCGGGTGCGCAACGCGCTCTGGCGACCGCCGTTCGTCATGTACTACCGGCCGTTCCGGCTCGGCGTCGTACGGGACGAGCTGCAACGCACCGGCTTCGAGGTGGAGTTGTTCGCGCTGCCCGAGTTCGGGCGCCGGGCCGACGGCAGCCCGCGCTGCCGGATGGTGGTGGCCACCCGTAAGGGGTGACTGTCCGCAGGGGCGACCGCCGGCGCAGCAGCCGACCGGCCCGAGGGGGTGGCCCGGTGGCACGGGTCGACGGGCTTCTCCCGCCGACGACTTGATCGCCGAGGTGTACGGCCCCGGGCGCCACGAGCGTCGGTGCCGGGGCGGCTGAGCCGAAGGC is drawn from Streptomyces bottropensis ATCC 25435 and contains these coding sequences:
- a CDS encoding class I SAM-dependent methyltransferase, which translates into the protein MFTPQGPSLRELAVQALSSVEHGYDLLAPKFDETPFRTPDSVLEAVEQALSPLGPFAHGLDLCCGTGAGMEVLRELCRESVTGVDISAGMLAVGRARTGSASARPAAGPASGGPRVSWVRGDALALPFGPVFDLAVSFGAFGHFLPEELPGLFAEVHSVLRPGGRFAFPLPAPAPPRSPWYWAALGFDTAMRVRNALWRPPFVMYYRPFRLGVVRDELQRTGFEVELFALPEFGRRADGSPRCRMVVATRKG